In Burkholderia gladioli, a genomic segment contains:
- the rplJ gene encoding 50S ribosomal protein L10, translated as MPLNREDKQAVVAEVSAQVAKAQTVVLAEYRGIAVGDLTKLRAQAREKQVYLRVLKNTLARRAVEGTPFATLAEQMTGPLIYGISEDAIAAAKVVNDFAKSNDKLIIKAGSFDGKVMDKAGVQALASIPSREELLSKLLFVMQSPVSGFARALAALAEKKQAEAA; from the coding sequence GTGCCGCTTAATAGAGAAGACAAGCAAGCCGTCGTGGCTGAGGTTTCCGCGCAAGTCGCGAAGGCCCAGACCGTTGTGCTGGCTGAGTATCGTGGAATTGCGGTTGGCGATCTGACCAAGCTGCGCGCGCAAGCGCGTGAAAAGCAGGTGTACCTGCGCGTGCTGAAGAATACCCTGGCACGTCGCGCAGTTGAAGGTACGCCGTTTGCTACGCTGGCAGAGCAGATGACCGGCCCGCTGATCTACGGCATCTCTGAAGATGCGATTGCTGCCGCGAAGGTCGTGAACGACTTCGCGAAGAGCAATGACAAGCTGATCATCAAGGCAGGTTCGTTCGATGGCAAGGTGATGGACAAGGCTGGCGTGCAAGCGCTGGCAAGCATCCCGAGCCGCGAAGAACTGCTCTCGAAGCTGCTGTTCGTCATGCAGTCGCCTGTTTCCGGTTTCGCGCGCGCCCTGGCCGCGCTGGCCGAGAAGAAGCAGGCCGAAGCTGCATAA
- the rplA gene encoding 50S ribosomal protein L1, translating to MAKISKRRQAFAAKVDRQKLYAIEDALALVKECASAKFNESIDVAVQLGIDAKKSDQVVRGSVVLPAGTGKSVRVAVFAQGDKAEQARAAGAEIVGMEDLAEQIKAGQMDFDIVIASPDTMRIVGTLGQILGPRGLMPNPKVGTVTPDVATAVKNAKAGQVQFRVDKAGIIHATIGRASFEPTALRSNLSALIEALQKAKPATSKGVYLRKIALSSTMGIGVRVDQSSLAAQ from the coding sequence ATGGCCAAGATCTCGAAGCGTCGTCAGGCATTTGCCGCTAAGGTCGACCGTCAGAAGCTGTACGCGATCGAAGACGCACTGGCACTCGTGAAGGAATGCGCGAGCGCGAAGTTCAACGAGTCGATCGACGTTGCAGTCCAGCTCGGCATCGACGCAAAGAAGTCGGACCAAGTGGTTCGCGGTTCGGTCGTGCTGCCGGCAGGTACCGGCAAGTCGGTTCGCGTTGCCGTGTTCGCACAAGGCGACAAGGCCGAGCAGGCTCGTGCAGCCGGCGCGGAAATCGTCGGCATGGAAGACCTGGCCGAGCAGATCAAGGCCGGTCAAATGGATTTCGACATCGTGATCGCTTCGCCGGACACGATGCGTATCGTCGGTACGCTGGGCCAGATCCTCGGCCCGCGCGGCCTGATGCCGAACCCGAAGGTCGGCACGGTCACGCCGGACGTCGCCACCGCGGTCAAGAATGCGAAGGCGGGTCAGGTCCAGTTCCGTGTGGACAAGGCCGGTATCATCCACGCCACGATCGGCCGTGCATCGTTCGAGCCGACCGCGCTGCGCTCCAACCTGTCGGCGCTGATCGAAGCGCTGCAGAAGGCCAAGCCGGCGACCAGCAAGGGCGTGTACCTGCGCAAGATCGCGCTGTCGAGCACGATGGGCATCGGCGTTCGCGTCGACCAATCGTCGCTGGCCGCACAGTAA
- the rplK gene encoding 50S ribosomal protein L11 has protein sequence MAKKIVGFIKLQIPAGKANPSPPVGPALGQRGLNIMEFCKAFNAQTQAMEPGLPVPVVITAFADKSFTFVMKTPPATVLIKKAAKIDKGSSKPHTDKVGSITRAQAEEIAKTKMPDLTAADLDAAVRTIAGSARSMGITVEGV, from the coding sequence ATGGCAAAGAAGATTGTCGGCTTTATCAAGCTGCAGATCCCTGCAGGTAAAGCCAACCCGTCGCCGCCGGTCGGTCCGGCACTGGGCCAGCGCGGCCTGAACATCATGGAGTTCTGCAAGGCGTTCAACGCGCAGACCCAAGCCATGGAGCCGGGCCTGCCGGTTCCGGTCGTGATCACGGCATTCGCGGACAAGAGCTTCACGTTCGTGATGAAGACGCCGCCGGCGACCGTCCTGATCAAGAAGGCAGCGAAGATCGACAAGGGCTCGAGCAAGCCCCACACCGATAAGGTCGGCTCGATCACGCGCGCACAAGCTGAAGAAATCGCGAAGACCAAGATGCCTGACCTCACGGCAGCGGATCTGGACGCGGCAGTTCGTACCATCGCGGGGAGCGCACGCTCGATGGGCATCACCGTGGAGGGCGTGTAA
- the nusG gene encoding transcription termination/antitermination protein NusG produces the protein MSDTPAIPSGKRWYVVHAYSGMEKSVQRALQERIERAGMQDKFGQILVPTEEVVEVRGGHKAVTERRFFPGYVLVEMEMTDETWHLVKNTAKVTGFVGGARNRPSPISPREVEKIMSQMQEGVEKPRPKTLFEVGEMVRVKEGPFTDFNGTVEEVNYEKSRVRVSVTIFGRATPVELEFGQVEKV, from the coding sequence ATGAGCGATACTCCGGCGATCCCGAGCGGAAAGCGTTGGTACGTCGTGCACGCCTACTCCGGTATGGAGAAGAGCGTGCAGCGTGCGCTTCAGGAGCGCATTGAACGTGCTGGCATGCAAGACAAGTTTGGCCAGATCCTGGTGCCGACCGAAGAGGTCGTCGAAGTCCGGGGTGGTCATAAGGCAGTGACCGAACGTCGTTTCTTCCCCGGCTACGTGCTGGTCGAGATGGAAATGACGGATGAGACCTGGCACCTCGTGAAGAACACGGCCAAGGTGACTGGCTTCGTCGGCGGCGCACGCAATCGGCCGAGCCCGATTTCCCCGCGGGAAGTCGAAAAGATCATGTCGCAGATGCAGGAAGGCGTGGAGAAGCCGCGTCCGAAAACCCTGTTCGAAGTGGGCGAGATGGTCCGGGTCAAGGAAGGCCCGTTCACCGATTTCAACGGCACGGTCGAAGAAGTCAACTACGAAAAATCGCGAGTACGCGTGTCCGTCACCATTTTTGGACGGGCTACACCGGTCGAGCTCGAGTTCGGCCAGGTCGAGAAAGTCTGA
- the rplL gene encoding 50S ribosomal protein L7/L12, giving the protein MAIAKEDILAAVEGMTVLELNELVKAFEEKFGVSAAAVAVAGPAGGGAAAAAEEQTEFTVILAETGANKVSVIKAVRELTGLGLKEAKDLVDGAPKPVKEAVPKAAAEEAKKKLEEAGAKVEIK; this is encoded by the coding sequence ATGGCAATCGCAAAAGAAGACATCCTGGCAGCAGTCGAAGGCATGACTGTTCTGGAACTGAACGAACTGGTCAAGGCGTTCGAAGAGAAGTTCGGCGTGTCGGCAGCTGCAGTGGCAGTTGCTGGCCCGGCAGGCGGCGGCGCAGCTGCTGCAGCCGAAGAGCAGACCGAATTCACGGTCATCCTGGCTGAAACGGGCGCCAACAAGGTTTCCGTCATCAAGGCCGTTCGCGAACTGACGGGCCTGGGCCTGAAGGAAGCGAAGGACCTGGTCGACGGCGCACCGAAGCCCGTCAAGGAAGCCGTGCCCAAGGCTGCCGCTGAAGAAGCGAAGAAGAAGCTGGAAGAAGCTGGCGCAAAGGTCGAAATCAAGTAA
- the tuf gene encoding elongation factor Tu, producing MAKEKFERTKPHVNVGTIGHVDHGKTTLTAAIATVLSSKFGGEAKKYDEIDAAPEEKARGITINTAHIEYETANRHYAHVDCPGHADYVKNMITGAAQMDGAILVCSAADGPMPQTREHILLARQVGVPYIIVFLNKCDMVDDAELLELVEMEVRELLSKYDFPGDDTPIIKGSAKLALEGDKGELGETAIMSLADALDTYIPTPERAVDGTFLMPVEDVFSISGRGTVVTGRVERGIVKVGEEIEIVGIKDTQKTTCTGVEMFRKLLDQGQAGDNVGILLRGTKREDVERGQVLAKPGSIKPHTHFTAEVYVLSKDEGGRHTPFFNNYRPQFYFRTTDVTGSIELPKDKEMVMPGDNVSITVKLIAPIAMEEGLRFAIREGGRTVGAGVVAKILD from the coding sequence ATGGCCAAGGAAAAATTTGAGCGGACCAAGCCGCACGTCAACGTCGGTACGATCGGTCACGTTGACCACGGCAAGACGACGCTGACGGCAGCCATCGCAACGGTTCTGTCGTCGAAGTTCGGCGGCGAAGCGAAGAAGTACGACGAAATCGATGCGGCGCCGGAAGAAAAGGCACGTGGTATCACGATCAACACTGCGCACATCGAGTACGAAACGGCGAACCGCCACTACGCACACGTCGATTGCCCGGGCCACGCCGACTATGTGAAGAACATGATCACGGGTGCCGCGCAGATGGACGGCGCGATCCTGGTGTGCTCGGCCGCCGACGGCCCGATGCCGCAAACGCGTGAGCACATCCTGCTGGCGCGTCAGGTTGGCGTTCCGTACATCATCGTGTTCCTGAACAAGTGCGACATGGTGGACGACGCTGAACTGCTCGAGCTGGTCGAGATGGAAGTTCGCGAACTCCTGTCGAAGTACGACTTCCCGGGCGACGACACGCCGATCATCAAGGGTTCGGCGAAGCTGGCGCTGGAAGGCGACAAGGGCGAGCTGGGCGAGACGGCGATCATGAGCCTGGCCGACGCGCTGGACACGTACATCCCGACGCCGGAGCGCGCGGTCGACGGTACGTTCCTGATGCCGGTGGAAGACGTGTTCTCGATCTCGGGTCGCGGCACGGTGGTGACGGGTCGTGTCGAGCGTGGCATCGTGAAGGTCGGCGAGGAAATCGAAATCGTCGGCATCAAGGACACGCAGAAGACGACCTGCACGGGCGTGGAAATGTTCCGCAAGCTGCTGGACCAAGGTCAGGCTGGCGACAACGTGGGTATCCTGCTGCGCGGTACGAAGCGTGAAGACGTGGAGCGTGGCCAGGTTCTGGCCAAGCCGGGTTCGATCAAGCCGCACACGCATTTCACGGCTGAAGTGTACGTGCTGAGCAAGGACGAAGGCGGCCGCCACACGCCGTTCTTCAACAACTACCGTCCGCAGTTCTACTTCCGTACGACGGACGTGACGGGCTCGATCGAGCTGCCGAAGGACAAGGAAATGGTCATGCCGGGTGACAACGTGTCGATCACGGTGAAGCTGATCGCTCCGATCGCGATGGAAGAAGGTCTGCGCTTCGCGATCCGCGAGGGTGGCCGTACCGTCGGCGCCGGTGTCGTCGCCAAGATCCTCGACTAA
- the secE gene encoding preprotein translocase subunit SecE — protein sequence MANPSVETVNTSGDKLMLGLGVLLVLAGFAGFFLLGGKEWYIRGAALAVGVIAGVAVALMSLPGKSFIAFAKDSYREVRKVVWPTRKEATQTTLVVFGFVLVMALFLWLSDKSIEWVIFSAILGWK from the coding sequence ATGGCGAATCCATCCGTCGAAACTGTAAATACCTCCGGCGATAAGCTGATGCTGGGCCTGGGCGTATTGCTGGTCTTGGCCGGATTTGCGGGCTTCTTCTTGCTTGGTGGCAAGGAGTGGTACATCCGCGGCGCTGCATTGGCAGTTGGGGTCATCGCTGGTGTCGCCGTCGCCCTGATGTCGCTTCCGGGCAAGAGCTTCATCGCCTTCGCGAAGGATTCCTACCGGGAGGTGCGCAAGGTCGTATGGCCGACGCGCAAGGAAGCCACGCAAACCACGCTGGTGGTGTTCGGGTTTGTGTTGGTCATGGCGCTCTTCCTTTGGCTTAGCGATAAGTCGATCGAATGGGTGATTTTCTCGGCGATTCTGGGTTGGAAATGA